The Topomyia yanbarensis strain Yona2022 chromosome 3, ASM3024719v1, whole genome shotgun sequence nucleotide sequence GACGAAAACCGAAGTAATAAATTTTTATAATCTTATAACATCCATTTTTTCCAGAATAATTTGTCGAAACTATACCGCTAGATCTGTCTCATCCTCCAGCTGACCATCTGAACGTTTTGGGTATGTTCTGCCCTAGTAAAATGTTACAGAAAGCTTAATCAAAACCAAAATCAAAGCCACACCCACACTCGGTCGCAACTAATGTTGCTTACGATGAGTACCTGAAAAATATcgagaaaattaaaataattgagTTGAAAGAAAGAAAACTTAACGACAAATCAAGAGAAAACTCCAAGCTGACAAAAAAGGCTCAGCTGAAATCTAAGCGCctagaactgaaaaaaggtaTGAGAAAAAATCAGTTCTAAATGTTTTCACTCAAATTCTATTATTTACACAGTATTTAGTTCATGTTATGGTAAACGGTattaggaattattttgtgcGGTATTCTGACTCATTCCTCTAAGGTGCGCGGTATTAGGCGTATTGTTATGTCGTTCGTCAATGATATTTTTCAAGGGTTTATTGTAATGAGCAGTATAActtgtatttttcatttcaaatataCTAAATATAAAATGAGCTAACGCGATAGTCACAATCATTTatcgaaaatttgaatttttaggcGCACTTTTTACTTGAAATGTTCTTAACCTCGCAGTATTAGGGCATGTAACGATGCCATAGTGATTCGGATTGTTGAAGTTAAAATAAATACTTGCTGTTTACACTCTACGTCACTGCATCCATTTATTAGCTTTACTGGGATCGGGTTCTTTTGTTTTGGATCGTATTCTAGCGCAAGCGAGCCAAAATTCAGAATAGAGAGCCCCAACCTTCGATCATGTTTTCTAAGAACTTGGAATTAACAAAGAAACGTATCGAACCGCCTATGTTAACCTATATTATTTCAGACATTTATATTCTTTTACTATACTAAACACGCATAGGCTGAACCGCTAATGTTTTAATGTAACATACATATGTAATACATGTTATGTATGTACAACTAAAACGTGTAAATTGAGAAACAAAAACTTCTCGGAGTATACCTCACTTTTACCACATGATTAAATACTAGCGGAATTTCTGTACAAATCTTTTGTAATGTCTAGTTTGAATGTCAATCGGAACATTTAAAACAATATTAACTAAACACACTTGTATAGCTATCCTAGGGCTTAAAACATAGTACCTATCTGTTAAAGTTAAATAGATGACGCGTAACATTTTACGAGTCATGAAGAAATTCGTAAATATATCCTAACACACCCTCTGCTATGTTTAGTTCACTAAATTCAACGACTGATACTGTTCTTCATTCACTTCAGTCATCATGAAGCTTCCGTCCGGTAAAAGCAGAACCACTCGCCGGGTGCCACCTTTGAAGAGAAACAGAATTAAGAATGTGATTAGAATTAATTAATACGATTTTGCTGCAGCAGCACGAGACGAAACATCATTGGTAACAAGTTTGCACTTACCAGGTGATGGCTGATCAGCTTGAACCACTTCAGCGGTGATTTGGCCGTCCTGGGAGTCCTCGGTCTGAATCGTCAGTTGCTGATTAGGATCTACACCTTCCTGCATTTTGTACTGTGCAGCTTGTTCTTCCGTCAGCTGTTGACCCTGTACGAATAGAGTTGCATAAGTGTATGAGTAAACGAATGTTTAACATGGTTCAAAATCCGAACTCACCTCCTGATGTACCCCTATGTGAGTCACCGCTTCTGACACTGCTGCGTCTAACGTTAGTACATTAGCCTCAGCCTCGCCTTCACCTTCCTGCGCAGCAACCAACACACACTGCTGTTCTCCGTCCGCGCCCTGGGCGATCAGAATAGTTTGACCTTCGGCATTCTTTCCAGCAACCTGGTACAGAGTTCCGTCTTCTCCGGCAACAATAATCGGCGAGCCATCTTCGTTCGTCAAAATCTGTTGTACCTGAGTGTCCTGTTCCTGTCCAAGTtcgtgttgttgttgttgttcatGGGACATGTGCGGTgaatttttcttcgtttttgaCTTGTCCTCCTCAATCTCCGGACTCGGCACTGGTGTTGGTTCGCCTTCAGCTTGACCCAGCACTTTTCCAGTGACAGGGCAGAGCGTTAGGGCGCGTGGTGGTGATTGCGGAATTTGAACAGGCGAAGCAGATGGGAATGGATCTGGTAGTTCGTCGTCTTCGTCCTCGTCGTGGCCTTGTTGAGCGTCAGCTTTCTGGTCCAAGGTAGCAGGAGGGGATACGACTCGCTTAACGATGTTCAAACCTTGCTTACGGAGAGCGTTTATTTTCTGTTCTGAAGTGGTACTGGTTTTTGAGACCGGTGAAGGTTTTATGTTTCGATTAATAGGTGATTTGTTCATCGGTGGTGAAAGTTTAGGTGACAAGGAGCTTCGCTGGATAACGTTAGTAGTGACTTTTGGAATCGGGGCTCCAGCAGGACTGGCATTGTTGACAACTTTTTGCAAAGGCTGCCGCTGTTGTTGTGATGGAGATGAGGCCTGCTGTATAGGAATCGTGGTTCGAACAACCTGTTTGACCAACTGTTGTGTTCCACCAATGTTTTTACGTACGATTCGCGTAGTTGTTGTGGTGGTAGTTAATGGTGGCGTTGTCCTGCTGAGTGGAGCAGGCGATGATTGCGGCGAAGGCGTACTTGCATTCACTTTGAAAACACCTTGCTTGGGAACCTCACCACGATTAACGATTTGTACCTTAGCTTCCCCGGCGACATTCTTTGCACTGGTGAAACCTGGTTTCTTCACAACACCGCTAGCTGTACCATCTTTTGTGGTTTTAACAATTACCTCTGCTGAATTTCCATCGTCCTTCTTCGACGACCCCACTCCGTTGACTACTTTGACGGGCGATTTCACTCCAACTGGAACAACCTTCACACCAGGTTTCACCAACGCCTGGCCAACAGTTACATTTTCCGTTCTGAATTTCTTCAACCCACCTTCTTCCTCGATATCGAAATCGCTGTCGCTAATTTTTCTTTTGCTAGCTGCTTCCTCGTTGTCAGAACTCCCGCTTCCAGCAGCCATCGTGCTACCAACCCACTGCTTGACTTTATCCATCGCATTGACCTTCGAATTTCGTAAAGGTCTGTTGGTAAGAGGTGAACTTTGCGCCAACGGAACAACTATGGGTGTTGCGGAGGGTGTGTTTGGTGTCACGGTAACCGCTACTGGTGGTTTGGTCACAGTTACTGCGGTCTGAGAAGTGATATTAGGCGACGAACTAGTCGTCGAAACGGATGCCGCTGTAGCTGCCTTGGCCTTTTCCGCCTGCTGTTGCTGCAAAGTTCGGGCAGCTGCTGCCGCTCGTTGTTCCTTCTGCTTTGCCAGCTGCACTTCGAAATATTCGAGAACACTTTGGCATGTTTGTAGATGGATAAGCGGTTCCCAGGTATTCTGGTCATGGGCAAACTTGGACCACTTGACCAGATACTCGTGTTCCTTCCGGCGAGGATTGAACCTTTTGGCCAAGATCTTTTCGACTTCCTCCTCGATGACTTCGCCGCTACCAGGAGTAGTGCGCTTGGCGACGGACCGTTTTCTGCACAATGAAGACAAGTCAGTTAGTGGAATTAATACAAATTATCATTACGGTGTAAAAAACAGCCTACCCAACACCCTTGTTGATGGGATTCAATTCCGGTTTTCTGGGTTGAACAGGAAttggagattttttcacatcgcTTTCGACCTTATTGGTGACCGACGCTACCGGAGAGATGCTCGGCTTGACATCCGGTTTGCGAGTAGGGATAAAACGGTTCGTAGCAGTGTTTACTGTGTTTGCCGGGGTAATTGCTGGTTCTGAAAGGAATGGAACAAATTTGTATCAAACCGTCGGGTAAAGAGAACAAAACATACTCTTTTCTTCGGGTCCACTTTCGATAAtagttttagtaattttaacaGGCATTTCTTGAAGATTACCTTGTCCCATCTACAAAAAATAAGATTTTTATTACATGGGCGCCATATAAATATCTCCAATTACTCACCCTGGCAAACGACTGAATTGTTCTGCCAGCAACGATCCATGTCTCCCGTACCGATTCCTCCAGCTTAACCCAAGTTTGATACAACTTCCAGGAATTAACATTCCCTGCTACCTCTACATTCAGTTGAGCCGCCTTCCACAACAAAAAGGCCCAAACTTTTGCCTTAGTTTCACGGCAATCTTTCAGCGTGGACTCTTTGCGACACTCCTGTTCCTTGTGCTCCTTGAACAGTTCAATAAAGTGAAACACGCTGTGACAGCGGCCACATACCAGCACATCGCTCTGGGTCATTTCGGCTTGCGCCTTACGAATCAGGTCCGGATGCTTGCCGATGTCCGCTGGATCGATATCTTTGCCCATCACGCTACGTTCCGCTACTTTGTCCAGATATGCTAGAAAAGGATTGAGAAATGAGAATTCCTGACAAACATTTATAATTTAATCTTTAAATTCATGATTTtgttttttggttattttttcgAGATTGTTACCTACGATACAAACTAGTGgtagattttcacaaaatttcgcTACTAATGTTGTAAACTCTAACCAAA carries:
- the LOC131690152 gene encoding nucleolar and coiled-body phosphoprotein 1-like — translated: MGKDIDPADIGKHPDLIRKAQAEMTQSDVLVCGRCHSVFHFIELFKEHKEQECRKESTLKDCRETKAKVWAFLLWKAAQLNVEVAGNVNSWKLYQTWVKLEESVRETWIVAGRTIQSFARMGQGNLQEMPVKITKTIIESGPEEKKPAITPANTVNTATNRFIPTRKPDVKPSISPVASVTNKVESDVKKSPIPVQPRKPELNPINKGVGKRSVAKRTTPGSGEVIEEEVEKILAKRFNPRRKEHEYLVKWSKFAHDQNTWEPLIHLQTCQSVLEYFEVQLAKQKEQRAAAAARTLQQQQAEKAKAATAASVSTTSSSPNITSQTAVTVTKPPVAVTVTPNTPSATPIVVPLAQSSPLTNRPLRNSKVNAMDKVKQWVGSTMAAGSGSSDNEEAASKRKISDSDFDIEEEGGLKKFRTENVTVGQALVKPGVKVVPVGVKSPVKVVNGVGSSKKDDGNSAEVIVKTTKDGTASGVVKKPGFTSAKNVAGEAKVQIVNRGEVPKQGVFKVNASTPSPQSSPAPLSRTTPPLTTTTTTTRIVRKNIGGTQQLVKQVVRTTIPIQQASSPSQQQRQPLQKVVNNASPAGAPIPKVTTNVIQRSSLSPKLSPPMNKSPINRNIKPSPVSKTSTTSEQKINALRKQGLNIVKRVVSPPATLDQKADAQQGHDEDEDDELPDPFPSASPVQIPQSPPRALTLCPVTGKVLGQAEGEPTPVPSPEIEEDKSKTKKNSPHMSHEQQQQHELGQEQDTQVQQILTNEDGSPIIVAGEDGTLYQVAGKNAEGQTILIAQGADGEQQCVLVAAQEGEGEAEANVLTLDAAVSEAVTHIGVHQEGQQLTEEQAAQYKMQEGVDPNQQLTIQTEDSQDGQITAEVVQADQPSPGGTRRVVLLLPDGSFMMTEVNEEQYQSLNLVN